The genomic DNA CCGCCGACGGCTCGACCGCACCGCTCGACGTGGTGTTCACGTTCTCGTACGAGACCTGGAACGACGCGTGCCGGCGCGGCATGATGCGCCCGCCCGACCGGCTCGCCGGCCACCTCATCGACCACCCCGGCGTGCGCCGCCTCGTCGTCGCGAACCCGTGGCGGTGGGCGCCGACGGCCGCGGGCCGCCGGGTGCTGCGGCTCGACGAGCCGTTCCCGTCGGGCCGCGGCCGCCGGCTGCACACGCCGCTGCGGCTCGGCCGGCGCGACCCCGAGGCGCTCGCCGCCGTCGAGCGGTCGTACCGCGCGTACGGCCGGTCGATCGCGCGGGCTGCGGCCGACCTCGACACCCCGGCGGTGATCACGGCCAACCCGCTCGCGGCGGGATTCGGCGACTTCTCGTGGGCTGGGCGGGTCACGTACTACGGCCGCGACGACTGGTCGAGCTCGCCCGCGCGTCGGGAGTACTGGCCCGCCTACCGCGAGGCGTACCGGCGCATCGCCGACACGGGGGTGGCGGTCGCCGCCGTGTCGCAGCAGATCATCGACCGCATCGCGCCCACCGGCCCCCACCTGGTCGTGCCGAACGGGGTCGAACCCGGCGAGTGGCTGGGCCCGGCGCCGGCGGCACCCGACTGGTTCGACCGCATCCCCGCCCCGCGCGCCGTCTACGTCGGCACGCTCGACTCCCGGCTCGACGTCGAGGGCATCGAGTCGCTCGCCCGCGCGCGGCCCGACGTGCAGCTCGTCCTCGTCGGCCCCCAGCCCGACCCGGGCTACCTCGCCGGCGTCGGCACGCTCGAGAACGTGCACGTGCACGCCGGCGTCGGGCGCGCCGAGCTCGCCGCGACCCTGCGCCACGCCGAGGTCGCCCTGCTCGCCCACCGGGTGACCCGCCTCACCGAGGCGATGAGCCCGCTGAAGGTCTACGAATACCTCGCCGCCGGCGCCCCGGTGGTGTCGATCGACCTGCCCCCGGTGCGCGGACTGGGCGACCGCGTTCGCCTCGTCGACCGGGTCGCCGACTTCGTCGACGTCATCGACGACGCGCTCGCCGACGGGCCCGCGGCAGAGCCCGAGCGGCAGCGGTTCATCACCGAGAACTCGTGGGAATCCCGCCATCGGGCGGTGCTCGGGCTCGCACTCGGCAACCCGAATATGACCGGTTGATGTCGACCGGCGATCGATCAGGTTAATCTCCCCGCCGACCGCTTCCGCGCCGTCGACCGGCTTGCCTAGCGTGGGTTTCGTCGCACCGAAAGGGCTACCCGGCGACCGGAGCATCCTCACCCGAAGCTCCGCTGACGACACCCGAACTCCGCACCACGCACCACTGTCTCGTCGCCGTCGACGCCCCTCGCGTCGGCGATCCGGCTCGAGGTCCACGCACCCAAGCGAACTCGAGTCCAGGACGATGCGATGTCAGAGACCACCCTCTCGGCGGCCGTCCAGCCGCCGCACACCCCGAAGCGCGCGCCGCACCGCCACCCGCTTCGCACCGATGTCGCGTACCAGCCGCGCAGCCTCGCCTGGCCCCGGAAACTCGCCTCGGCCATCACCGCGACCGACGCCGTCACCATCGCGGTGTCGCTCGTGGTCGCGCAGATCGCGCGGTTCGGCATCGAGGCCGTCGGCCTCGGTGCGCGCCGCATCGACATCGCCTACGCGATCGCCGGGCTCGGCATCGGCGTGCTGTGGATGGCGGCGCTGTCGGCCCTGCGGTCGCGGGAGCGACGCATCATCGGGGTCGGCGTGGCCGAGTACCAGCGCGTCGCGAACGCGACGCTCATCGCGTTCGGTGCGGTCGCGATCTTCGCGTACCTGTCGGGCATCGATCTGGCACGCGGATACCTCGGGGTGGCGCTGCCCGTCGGGCTGGCGCTGCTGCTCATCGGCCGGGTGCTCTGGCGTCAGGCGCTGCAGGCGCTTCGCCGCGGCGGTCGCTGCCTCACCGGGGCCATCGTCGTGGGCTCCACGATCGACGTCGAACGCGTCGTCGACGCCCTGCACCGCAATCTGCGCGCCGGGTACCGGCCCATCGCGATCGCCCTCACCGACGGCGACGGCGACTCGGTCGCCCACGGCGACCCGGTCGCCGATCGCACGGCTCGGCACGAGACATCCGCTCGAATGCGCGCGCTGCCGCAGATCGCACGCGACGACCTCGTCGAGGTCTCCAAGCGCACCCGCACGCGCGCCGTGATGATCGCCGGCGACCTGCCCGGCGGCCGGGGCGCCATCCGCGCCCTCGGCTGGGATCTCGAGAACTCGAAGGTCGAGCTCATCCTCGTGTCGCGCCTCACCGACGTCGCCGGCCCGCGCATCCACCTGCGGCCCGTCGAAGGGCTGCCCATGGTGCACGTCGACCTGCCGCAGTACTCGGGGTTCGCGCACTCGGTCAAGCGCGGGCTCGACCTGGTGCTCGCGGGACTCGCGCTGCTGCTGCTCGCACCGCTGTTCGCCGCGCTCGCGGTCGCGGTGCGCCTCGACAGCGAGGGGCCGGTGCTCTTCCGTCAGCAGCGGGTGGGGGCGCACGGGGCGCGATTCACGATGCTGAAGTTCCGTTCGATGGTCGTCGACGCCGAAGCGCTGCGCGACCGGATCGCAGCCGACCGCGACGACGGCAACGGCGTGCTCTTCAAACTGCGCGACGACCCCCGGGTCACGCGAGTGGGGCGGGTGCTGCGCGCGTACTCGCTCGACGAACTGCCGCAGCTGTGGAACGTGCTCAAGGGCGACATGAGCCTCGTCGGCCCGCGGCCGCCGCTGCCCGACGAGGTCGAACGCTACGAGCACCGAGACGGTCGGCGCCTGCTCATCAAACCCGGCATCACGGGGCTCTGGCAGGTGAGCGGACGAAGCGACCTGAGCTGGGACGAGAGCGTGAAACTCGACCTCTACTACGTCGAGAACTGGTCCGTCACGAGCGACCTGCTCATTCTGCTGCGCACCGTGCGCGCGGTGCTGCGACGCGACGGTGCGTACTGATCCGACTCCCAGCCGAATCCCAACCCGATTCCCACCCGAGAGGAGCCCGGAATGACCGACAACACCCTGCTCGTCTGCTCCGGCGGCGGACACCTCAAGCAACTGCACACCCTCGCCGAGCGCATGGGCATCCCGCCCGAAGACCAGACGTGGGTGACGTTCGAGAACGGACTGAGCCGCAGCATCCTCGCCGACCGCGAGGTGATCTACGCCCCGTTCGCCGCCCCCCGCGACGCGATGAACATCCTGCGCATCCGGGCGCTCGCGCGTCGCCTGCTGCGCGGGCGCACGTTCGAGCGGGCGATCAGCACCGGCTCGAGCCCCGCCGTCGCCTTCCTGCCGCTCACCCGCAAACGCGGCATCCCCTCCTATTACATCGAGAGCGCCGCGCGCGCGACCGGACCGAGCGTCAGCGGACGGCTCATCCGCATGTCGGGCGGCATCCCCACCTACACGCAGTACCCGGCGTGGGCGACCGACCGATGGCAGTACCGCGGGTCGATCTTCGACGAGTACGAACCGGTCGCCGAGCGCACGCCCCGGCCGGTGCGTCGCGCCGTCGTGTCGGTCGGCACGCAGGAGGGGTACCGGTTCGACCGCCTCTACCGAACCCTCGTGCCGCTGCTCGCCGACTGCGACGAGGTGCTCTGGCAGACCGGAGCGCAGGATGTCACGCCCTTCGGCATCGCCGACGGACGCGCCTCGGTGCCGCACGCCGAGCTCGAGCAGGCGGTCGCCGAAGCGGACGTCGTCGTGGCGCACAGCGGCACCGGCGCGGCCATCACCGCGCTCGAGCAGCAGAAGTTCCCCGTGCTCGTGCCGCGCCGCGCGATGCACCGCGAGCACGTCGACGACCACCAGGTGCAGATCGGCGCCGAACTCGACCGGCGCGAGCTCGCGATCATGCGCGACGCCGACGAGCTCACGGCCGGCGACCTCGCCTACGCGGCCTCGCGCACGACCCGCCGGGTCGCGGCGCCGCCGTTCGTGCTGGAGCAGGCGGCCTGAGGGGAGCGGGCGGCGGGCCGGCTCCGGGCGGGGCCGGCCCGCCGCGTGCGGCCGCGTCCGCGGCTGTCACCCCGCGGTCGGTTCGCGCGTCAGCGCGTCCCAGGCCGCTTCGGCGATCGCGCGCTGACCCGACACCGACGGGTGGAAGAAGTCGACGTGCGACACGTCGTCGACGCCGAACGCGGTGGCGTGCACCGCGCCGTCGTCGAAGACGCAGTTCTCGCGGGTGCTACATACATCGGCGAGCGCCGCGTCGAACGCGTCGACCCGCGCCGCGACGTCGGCACGGCGGGCGACGTCGGCGGGGGCATCCGACCGGGGTTCGCCGAGCAGCGACCGGCACGCGGGCGACCGCGACCACGCGCCGACCGCCTGGTCGGAGGCGCGGCCGAGGTTCCAGAGCTGTTCGAGGTCGGGCACCGAGAGCACGAGCACCGTCGCGTCGGGCAATGCGTCGGCGAGGCCGCCGACGACCTGCTCGGCGGCCGACGCGAACGCGTCGATCGAGGTCATCTGGTCGGTCGACGGCGCGCACACGTCGTTGCTGCCGAGCAGCACGGCCACGAGGTCGGGGTCGTCGGCGACGATGCGCGGCACGTCGTCGACGAGGTCGCCCATGCGCGCGCCCTCGCCCGCGACGACGGATGCCTCGGGCGCGACGCCGGTGGCCCGGCCGATGCGGGTGGCGAGACTCTCGACTGCCGGATCGGCGCCCGTCGCCCACGACGCAGCGGGGCACCGGGCGAGCTCGCCGCACGCGTTCACGCCGAGCGTGATCGAGTCGCCCACGGCGATCAGCGTCGCGATGCCCTCGAGCGGTGAGGCGGCGGTCGGCGTGGGCGTCGGCGTCGCGACGGGCGGCTCGGCCGGGGTGCAGCCCGCAAGCGCGGTCGTTGCGAGGAGCGCCGCTGCGAGGCATCCGACCCTGATCGAAGTGGAGCGTCCCGAAGCGGAACGCCCCCCACCGCCGAACCGCAGCCTCGAACCGGATCGCCTCATGCGTCTTCTCCCGTCGACGCCGCCGTGGCCGGCCGGCGCATCTTCTTCACGAACGCGACGATCTGCGCGAGGTCGCGACGGTACGCCGGAACCGCGATCGCGAGCCCCAGCGGCACGAGCCCGGCGACGCCGCCGAGCACGAGCTCGACGAACTCGGGCAGGTCGAGCAGCTGCACCGTCGCCCACGATGCGGCGAAGACGAACGGGGTGAGCAGCGCCGGCCGCAGCACCGGCCGCAGGATGTCGCCGCCGCGTACGAACGTGCCGCGGATCGCGAACCAGAACCCGGGCACCAGCAGGGCGAGCGTGGTGAGGCCGTACACCAGCGCGAGCCCGTTCACGCCCGCCCACCACAGGCC from Agromyces larvae includes the following:
- a CDS encoding glycosyltransferase — translated: MTRADDLVEPQAAGTGAADGSTAPLDVVFTFSYETWNDACRRGMMRPPDRLAGHLIDHPGVRRLVVANPWRWAPTAAGRRVLRLDEPFPSGRGRRLHTPLRLGRRDPEALAAVERSYRAYGRSIARAAADLDTPAVITANPLAAGFGDFSWAGRVTYYGRDDWSSSPARREYWPAYREAYRRIADTGVAVAAVSQQIIDRIAPTGPHLVVPNGVEPGEWLGPAPAAPDWFDRIPAPRAVYVGTLDSRLDVEGIESLARARPDVQLVLVGPQPDPGYLAGVGTLENVHVHAGVGRAELAATLRHAEVALLAHRVTRLTEAMSPLKVYEYLAAGAPVVSIDLPPVRGLGDRVRLVDRVADFVDVIDDALADGPAAEPERQRFITENSWESRHRAVLGLALGNPNMTG
- a CDS encoding sugar transferase, encoding MSETTLSAAVQPPHTPKRAPHRHPLRTDVAYQPRSLAWPRKLASAITATDAVTIAVSLVVAQIARFGIEAVGLGARRIDIAYAIAGLGIGVLWMAALSALRSRERRIIGVGVAEYQRVANATLIAFGAVAIFAYLSGIDLARGYLGVALPVGLALLLIGRVLWRQALQALRRGGRCLTGAIVVGSTIDVERVVDALHRNLRAGYRPIAIALTDGDGDSVAHGDPVADRTARHETSARMRALPQIARDDLVEVSKRTRTRAVMIAGDLPGGRGAIRALGWDLENSKVELILVSRLTDVAGPRIHLRPVEGLPMVHVDLPQYSGFAHSVKRGLDLVLAGLALLLLAPLFAALAVAVRLDSEGPVLFRQQRVGAHGARFTMLKFRSMVVDAEALRDRIAADRDDGNGVLFKLRDDPRVTRVGRVLRAYSLDELPQLWNVLKGDMSLVGPRPPLPDEVERYEHRDGRRLLIKPGITGLWQVSGRSDLSWDESVKLDLYYVENWSVTSDLLILLRTVRAVLRRDGAY
- a CDS encoding glycosyltransferase, translating into MTDNTLLVCSGGGHLKQLHTLAERMGIPPEDQTWVTFENGLSRSILADREVIYAPFAAPRDAMNILRIRALARRLLRGRTFERAISTGSSPAVAFLPLTRKRGIPSYYIESAARATGPSVSGRLIRMSGGIPTYTQYPAWATDRWQYRGSIFDEYEPVAERTPRPVRRAVVSVGTQEGYRFDRLYRTLVPLLADCDEVLWQTGAQDVTPFGIADGRASVPHAELEQAVAEADVVVAHSGTGAAITALEQQKFPVLVPRRAMHREHVDDHQVQIGAELDRRELAIMRDADELTAGDLAYAASRTTRRVAAPPFVLEQAA
- a CDS encoding GDSL-type esterase/lipase family protein: MRRSGSRLRFGGGGRSASGRSTSIRVGCLAAALLATTALAGCTPAEPPVATPTPTPTAASPLEGIATLIAVGDSITLGVNACGELARCPAASWATGADPAVESLATRIGRATGVAPEASVVAGEGARMGDLVDDVPRIVADDPDLVAVLLGSNDVCAPSTDQMTSIDAFASAAEQVVGGLADALPDATVLVLSVPDLEQLWNLGRASDQAVGAWSRSPACRSLLGEPRSDAPADVARRADVAARVDAFDAALADVCSTRENCVFDDGAVHATAFGVDDVSHVDFFHPSVSGQRAIAEAAWDALTREPTAG